The Ruegeria sp. HKCCD4315 genome includes the window GTCCGTCACAGGCAGAACTTTGGCTTTTTTCGTGAACTGATGTACCGAGTCGTCGTGAGGCATTGGATGAACGCACGTGTAAGAGCACTACGCACTGGCAGGCTGGTGGCAAATGTTTCGGCAACACATTCCCATGGCAACTCTGGTGAATCCGTTTGAACGCTAGATTGGCACCAAGAATTTTCCTCAACGCAGGCGATTTTCAATCTAGCAAGCTTGAGGCCTTAACAAACCAGCGCGAGGGCGTGTGTAGCAGGCTACACCGGCCCGGTTTCAAGCGAAGCATCCAACCTTCAACCGCGATGGAAGAAAAGGAAAGACACGAGCCTTTTCTTTAGAGAATTGGGAAATTCCGGCTTAGTTGAACCGTTTTTGCAAGGCCATATTCAGCGCCTCTGACAATAAAACCAGAACAATGATTGCCAACGTCACGGTCGCAGCCTTTTCATACTGAAACGACCGTACATAGGTTTGCACATACAACCCAATGCCACCTGCACCGACAATGCCCAGTATCAGGCTTTCGCGCAGATTTAGCTCAAACCGAAATACGGTATCGCGCATGATCACAGGCGCCATCTGCGGCCAGATTGCCCAACGCAACTGTTGAATTCTGTTGGCCCCTGCGCTTTCAAGCGCCGCCACAGGAGCGGTGGCAACATTGTCGATGGCTTCTGCATAGAACTTTGCCAACATGCCGGTCGCGTGAAATGTGATTGCCAGTATACCGGGAAGCGGACCCAACCCAACAGCGCCCACCATTAGCATAGCGACCAGGATCAGCGGGATCGACCGGATAACCGCAAGCAAGGCACGGACGGGACGCCAGATCGCTGGTGGTACCATAGTTTCAGAGGCCAAAACGGCCAGTCCCACCGACAGGATCACGGCGAACAATGTTCCCAGAATGGCGATCCTCAGAGTCTCCGCCAGCCCGGTCAGAACCTCGCGCCAAACGGACAGGTCAGGTGGGATCATACGCCCCAAAAACTCTGCCAGACGGGGTCCCGCGCCTGGCAGCTTGCCCAATCCCATATCTCCGCTGGTCAGCGACCACAGGATCGCCAGCACCAGCATGACCCAAATGACGGATCGACCCATCAACTGACTACACGCAGCCCCGATGTGACACCGGCACCGTGATACAGTTCATCGATGTCCCCGCTGGTCAACTGAGCCGACGGTTTGTCGAACAATACCACGCCATCTCGCAGGCCTATGATGCGCTCAGCAAAGCGGCGTGACAGGTCGGGCTGATGCGAGCTGAAAATGACGCCGATTTCGCGGCTACGTGCAGAGCTGGTGATCAGGCTCAGAATGCGTTCTGCGTGAGCAGGGTCCAAATTGCTGACGGGCTCATCCGCAAGGATCAACTCGGGTTCTTGTGCCAGACATCTGGCAATCGCAACGCGCTGCCGTTGTCCACCCGACAACTGATCGGCACGGCGGCTTGCCAGATCGGACAGCCCCGTATCCTGAAGCGCCCGTGTCACGCACATATGGTCCTCTTCCCGGAACCGCCCCCAGAGTGAGGACCAGATATTCATCCGGCCCATCCGACCGTTCATCACATTCTGATAGACACTCTGCCGATCAACCAATGCGAATTCCTGGAAGACAAAGCCGATATTGGCACGGTCCTCGCGGGATGGAATTCCTGTTGCCAAAAGTGACTTGCCCAGCACCTGGGCCTCGCCCTGCCAACCGCTCGAACGACCATCCAACAACGCCAGCAACGTTGATTTGCCCGCTCCCGAAGGACCGAGTAGCGCGACACTTTCACCCGGCTGCACCGACAGTGAAACATCTGCAAGAGCTGCCGCACTGGCAAAGTGCTGCGATACCGCGTTGAGTGAAATCACAGGGTTCATTTCAGAAACCCATACCGCCGCGCAGTCTCGCGTACGCCTTCGTAAACCGATGGATCAGCAGGGAGATAGCCGTCCGGGCCATAGAGGTAGGTGAGCAGGTGACGGTTCTCACTCTCGTTGAGGCGCAGCATGGTTTCAATGAACTTCGCCTGCAGCCCAGCGTCCAGGTCAGGGCGGGCAATGATTGCGTGGCTGGGAATTTGTTCTGATTCCGCCAGCACCTTGACCTCGGCCTGCTGATCCGGTGTCAGATAGAGATCGGCATACTGGCTTGCGCCTGCCGCATCGACCAGTCCGTTGGCCATGGCCTGCATCGCTTGCTGATAACCACCGGCAAAGAACTTCTGCCCGAAAAAACTGTCAGCATCGCCTGTGCCCGAGAACAGCCCGGCGCGCACAAACAGATCAAGCGGATAGATGTAACCGGATTCCGAGACCGGATCGGAAAAGGCAATGTCACGTCCCCGGAGATCGGCCAGCGTTTCGATACCGCTGTCACGTCGCACGAAGACGCGGCCCGAATAGCTGGGTTGCCCGCGATAAACCTCGGACAAGAGCGGTACGGCACCGATCTGGTCCTCGGCCAACACAAAGGGCAACGCTCCCATGAACGAGATATCGGCATCACCGTTGCGCAGCGCCTCGACGGCGGCTGCGTGGTCAAACGTCACAAACCCCGTGACCGGAACACCCATCTGCTCGGAAAGCCAGCCTGTGATGATGTTGATATCACCCAACAGCTTTTCGGGGTTCTCCTGCGGGATGAAGGCCAGCTTCAGCCCCTGATCAGTTGCGGCCATTACGGGCAGGGCTACAGATGCGGCTGCAGCGACCAGAAAATTGCGGCGCGACAGCATCAGAACATCCTCTCGTCAATTTCGGCCTGCATGGCCTTGAACAGCTCCCATTGGCGGGTGGCTTCGGTCCAGTTTCCTTCGGCGCTGGCATCGCCAACCGCTCGCAGGATGGCAGCGAATTCGTAGATTTCGGGCTTGGCGTTCTGATTGACCATGACACTGGCATCCGTCGCCAGATCAGGAGCTACCGTGTCGATCAGAACCGCTATGTTTTCAGCATCCTGCATAGGCAGCAGGGTATCGAGCGTGCTGGCGAATGTTGTCAGTTCTTCCCAGGACAAGCGGAATACGCTGTCACGGCCTTCGAATACTTGATAGGGGTCTTCACCGTCGCCAACGGCTTCGACATAGGCAGTCAGGTCTGCGCGCTGTGCTTCGTCCAACCCCAAATTCTTGGTGTCATTGAACCAGTCAACAACGCTGGCCAGCGTCGGCAGCGATCCGTCATGCATGTAAGGTGCAGTGAAATTGACGTTGAGCAGTGTCGGGGTTTCGAACGCCGTAGCCGTGCCCCCGGGGAATGGTTGTTCAGCGCTGCCCATGTCGTAGGTCAGACCATCGCGGAACTGACGGTCAGGCGTGTGACACGAAGCGCAGGATTTGTCACCAAGTCCGGCAAATTTGGTGTTGAACAGCACCTCTCCGCGCTTGGCGTCGTCCGAAGCCAGATCGGTCAGCTTGCCGTACCGGTCGATCTTTGGGTTGGGAAGGAAGTCGAACTGTTTGACATAGGCTTCCAGCGCATCCAGCTGGAACGGCGTTGGTTCCTTTCCCGCGAACTCGGTCACAATCACATTTCGGATGAACCGGCGCAGGCTTGGTTCGCGCCCGTCGCGGCCATAAGGTGCGGTAAAGCGGATGCCACGCATGGAAGGCGTGTCCAAGTGATCATCGGTCCGGTCATTGAACATTGGATTGAAGAACGAACCGTCCACATCCATCCCACCTGGATGGGATGAAAGGCCCGGAATGAAGAAATCCCGGTTCACGTCGGAGCGGTTGTGGCAGGTCGAGCAGGCGATGCCCAACTCGCGCGCCGGGCCGCCGAAGATTTCAGGGCTGTCGAACAGCATATCTCCATAGGCCACCAGCGGTAGATTGGCCTCATCCTCACCCGCCTCTTCAAATTGAAGAACCAGCCGCGGCAGCTGCGCCTGATCTCCGATGTTCGACCCTGGCGGCAGCGTGGCGGGCATTGTGATTTGTTCGCCTGAAAGAACTACTGTTTCAGGCAGCGGTGTTAACTTGTCGCGTTGGGCATACTCGGATGGCAGATAGTTGGCACGAATATAGGCAACAATAGTGGCCTGAGCTTCTGCAAATTGGTCGACATCCACTGTTTGTGCGCCATTGCCCAGTACTCCTGCGCTGCCAAGGGTGGAGTTCAGAACCAACCATGCCCGGCCCAGATCGCGAGACGCCGACGTGTCTGCAGCCTTGATACCATCCTCGAATGCGCGGAACAGAGCAGCCGCTTGCGCGACCTCGCGTGCCGCTTCAGGCTGACCCAGCGCGGTCTTTGCGACATCCAGATGGCGCAGAATTCCCTCAGCAATGGCAGTTGTGCTTGCTTCAAACAGCGCCTGCCGATCTTCGGCTTTCATAGCTTGGTTGATCGCAATCGCTTCGTTGCCGGAGACGCGTGACAAGGGAGCGACCTGAATGTCACTGCCAGGTGCGGGCGAAGTCCAACTCCTCTCAATTTCATCCCAGGGAACCGGGGTTAGATTTCCCATGAACAAGGTCAGTCGATACGCGGCAGCGCGCGGAGCCCAAGGAGATTCTTCAATCGCCGTGGCATCCGCGATCACGGGCAATGCGCAAAGTAGTGTGGACGCTATCAGGTGTTTCATAGCACTGTCTATCAAAGTTAGCCTTGTCTAATTTAATGATGAAGGCATGCTCATTGTCAAGCTCGGCTTTCAGGTGCATACACTGGAGACTAGACCAGCGACGTAATCGTGAGCCGATGACCGAAACAAAACCGGTAAATTCAGATCGTAGCATTGATACCCAGGCGAGTGGGTTTGAGGCTGTGCGACAGGCCCACCAAAGCGAAATGGTTGAAGACTACGTTGAACTTATCGCGGAGCTGATCCATCAGAATGGCACGGCGCGCCCGGTCGAAATAGCCGAGCGATTGGGCGTGACCCAACCTACGGTTTCCAAGAATTTGGCTCGTTTGAAACGAGAGGGTTTCATTGAGCAAATACCCTACCGCTCACTTCAGCTGACCGATGCCGGGCGTCAATTGGCGGAAGCTTGTAGAAGGCGTCACCGGATTGTCGTGGAGTTCCTGATCGCCTTGGGCGTTTCACCAGAAGTGGCAGAGCATGACGCTGAAGGTATTGAGCATCATGTAAGCGAAGAAACTCTTGCAGTGTTTGAACGGTTCGTTGGGCGGGCCGATGAAGCAAAGTAGAAACAAAAAGAGCCTCAAATATGGTTGCGAAATTTGGTAGATCTAATTTCACATAGACAGAGATTGTCCTAAGTTGCAGCTAGACAGTGACGCTATCTGAGGGTGGGTGGCCCGGCGCGAAACTACGTGGGTACCTGAAAATCGATACAGGTGCAGACGTAGTGAACGAGCCCTTAGAACAAGAATCCAATTCGGTAGATGATCTGGCTCACTTAGTAATCGGCGTCAAGATTTCCAGCGGCAAAAAACCTGACTACAGCAGCGATCTCCGTACTGAATAGGCGAAAACTGAAAGATTGCTTAAGAATAACATATGTCGAAATCATAGAGTTACTCATTGCACTTCTGACGAGGTGGCCACAACTGATCACTTTGTTTTCGGTTCCTGTCCTAGCGAGATCCAATATACCTTTGTTCAACTGGCCTTTAGTGATATTTTTTTGAAAAAATCAAAATGAGCCGAGCAGTTCCTATGAAAAGACGTCTGTTTCTCTCTGGCTTCATAGCCGCCTTTTTGTCCGGCTGTGCAAGCAAGTTCCGTACTTACAATGGGCCGGTTGTGACTCGGCTTCGGCTATACAAAGCGCAGCGCCTACTTATCCTCGATGGTAGTGAGCGTGTCTTGCGGGCTTTTCCAATTGGACTCGGATTTGCCCCCGAAGGTCACAAGCAATTCGAAGGAGACGGGCGAACACCTGAAGGCTCCTATGTAATTGACCGTCGCAATCCCGAGAGCCTTTTCCATCTTTCAATCGGAATCTCTTATCCGAACGAGGCGGATTCTGCGTTTGCCCGAGCTCGGGGTCGTTCTCCGGGCGGTGATATTTTTATCCATGGCGGCCCTCGCCCTGGAATTGATCCCACGAACAAGCGTGACTGGACTGCAGGGTGCGTCGCTGTCACAGATCAGGAGATTGAAGAGATCTACGCTATGGTCAAAGACGGGACGCCAATCGAAATCTACTCATAGAGGGACAGGTTCCGAATAGACAACGATTGCGGATTTGCCTTAGCGCTACGTTGATGGGGGCAGAAGCTATTACTAGAGCTTTCACGGCCAACGCCACACTCGCTGTTTCGACGAACGGATAAACGGATATAGGTCTGGATTGAGAACCCAATCCCACCAGCGCCGAGCATCGGTGGGATGACATGCTTATGGGCAAGCAAATTGATGACAGGACGAATGAACACCGCCGACGAGTCCAATAAAGGACGTTATTTGTATCCTTTTCCGACATCAACTCGCGTAATTCTGCCGTCGCCAGACCGCAAGTCTCATGCTCCAACAGGTGAGAAGTAGGACATGAGGTGTCCCATCACCGATCTGCAGCTTTCCGGTGCGCAGACGCGCCGTAGTAACCATCGCGTTCAGATGACAGGGTTCTGAGAAGACGTTTATTTGATCTCGCGATGGATAGTTGCCTTCGAGCGTTTCAACACATGTGCCATCTCTCGAACAGGGACCTTCGCATGCCTCCAGCGCTCAATCCTACGCCGTTTCTAAATGCCGAGTTGCGAATACACTGCGCCTGTGCCATTTTCTCCTCATTAGATAACCCATTGGTTTCTAACAGAAGTCGCACTTGGAAATAGCACGCACCCCCTGCTTCAAACCAAAAACGCAGAAGTGAAATTATGTGAAACTTGCCCCTGCTCACAATTTTGCAAATCAAGCGGTGCACGTGGGCCGAACTCAGAGATGCCTGATCCACACGCATTGATCCCGGTTGGGTCCAAGTTCTTCGAGGATCCTTTCAGCATCCAGATTGAAGTCTTTGGCAATTTCCTGGACCTGAACCGCCTGAAAGCTATCCAAGTTCCGCACCGTTCGACCATCTTCAAAGGTGATCAACTCGTGTGATCTTCCAGACCAACGCACGATCCCGCCGCAAAGGGTCTGTCCTTCAACATCCGCAAGTTCGGCGACCGGGTCGGCAAAGAAATCGGTCCATTTAAGAATACCTGTGCTGACAGCTCTCGCCACTGCTTGTTCCGTTGTCCGGCACTTGAGTTTTGTGACGATCGAAGACGTCAAAGCATGCACCATCCTGGAGGAGAGCCCCGTCTGGCCAGCAACTACGGATGGGATCAATCCTGATGCGAGCATCTTCAGAACATCCATCTCCTGATCGGACAACGCATCCGTAGGAAAGTTGAAAACTGTATCAATCACATCGAGCGCGAGTAGATGCAGGACCTGCGCTTCGTGGCGAAGGGCAGGGAGCATACTCCCGACCAAGGCGTCCCAGTCGGATCGGCGCAGGTTGGAGGTAACCGTAAAGACACCACGCTCCCCAAACGGATTGATAACCGGAATGGATAGTCCGTGCTGACCCACACCAAATTTTCTCGCTGCATCGAATAGCGGTGCGTGTTCACGCTGATCATCAAACACAGCCCAATCAATTGGTGCGATCATTGCGGCGCCAAACCGGATGAGGGGATCGACCAGGACCATGTCGTTGTCGACGTAGTGCCTGACCCATTCGGCCGGGAACGTGGTGCAGCCGTGGACAACGTTGTGATGCTTGTCGATATGGGCGTAGGACGCATTCTCCAGTCCGAACCTCGAACAAATTTCCTGAAGGCGCGCCTCCCCGGTCTGCCTGAAATCCAGTTCAGAATTGCCAATGTCCGCGATTTTCATAGATCGTCTTTCTGTTCCGCGTTGCCGTCGAGGCCGCTTAGCAACCTAAAGCTGAACAAACCACTCGGGAATTCCCGTAGCCAATCATGCATTTGAATACAGTTCTGTTCTGGAGGCGGAAACGGAGCGAAAACCTGCCGATGAGACACATGAATTGGAGAAGCTGGCGGCTCATAACCCGGCACGGCTAAAACCCGCTGCAGTGATCTTGCGGAAGCCCGTCTTCCTCCTCTCGGGCTCTACGCGCCAAAAGCCCCATGAAACTGGAAATCAGGTTCAGTTCACCGCGCTCATCTGCGTGCACCATACCGCGCAGATATCCGCCCGGATTAACCACTGGCGGCAACCGTGGATCGCTCAGCCTCGCGTCTGTGATCAACCCGGCCAGGATTGCACCCATCACGGTCAATCGGTCAATCGCCGTACGCCAAGCCGAGGCATTGGCGCCGATCTCCGACAATCGCGACCAAACGCCGGTCTCAATCGCGTAGAGCGACGGGCTGGAATTCTGATCTCCGCCACCCGCGATATCGATATGCATGCGCAGCTCGGGTGAGGCCAGTTCATATAGGATGCGGTTATTCACCCGCGGTAGTTTTTGGGCCTTGCGCGATGCCGTATCTGTCGGATGATTGCTTTCTAAGCAATGCGGAGGGCCGTCAGGCCCGGAGCCGGAACAATCTGGTTCCGAGGCTTTTGCCGAGGACATTGAACTCTCGCCATCGGCGTTACAGGACAGAATTGTTTCTTCAATTTGGTCTTGTATATGGCACCCGAAACAAGCTTCGGGTTCACCCGAAATTTCACCGGGTTTTGCGACATGCTCTTCGATCCGGCTCCAAAGGTCGTAAGCCGCCTGAACATGTAGCTTGAGCGCCTCCAGCGTCATGTATTTCAACTTGTCGGCGCGCGGCCAGGATCGAAGTTCCTCCTTCATGCCTTCCAGACTTTCAGGAGGGCAGGGGAGTAAGAGAAGCACGGCCAGACTATGTTTCACATATCGGTAAAGCCGTGATCGATCCCCGCGCAGCTCGTCCTGTTCTTTCTTCTCGGCCTTGCTGCGCACGTCCGCATCGCGCATCTCGGGAATGAGGTTCAGGGCAGGGGTCAGGAAGAGTCCAAGCTTCTTGCGCTTACAGCGCGCGCCATTTGCGCCAAGCCTGCGTTCGATCAGACCAATCCTTTCCAGCTCACGTTCGTGATTGTGGATTGTCCGATCTGTCACGCCTCGCCCGGCAATGAGGGTTTCCTGGCGCGCGTAGCAAAAGGGTTCCTGAGACGGGTCTCGAAAAGCACATGGCGTAATCATATCGATGATGATCTCTAAGGTGCGAATACACTGGGCTGATGCGCCTCTGATCTGCGCATATCCCACGCAGAGCTGACGTAACCTGTCACGGTTCCAGCCCTCAGGAAGGCCGTTGTGAAAGCGAATATTATCGTGGTGATGGGCGGATGCGATCTGCCGAAAGCTCATGGATTTGGCCTCATTTGGCAAAGGTCAGTGTTGATATCGCGGCTTCGCGGGGCAGGGTGTTCGGAATGGTTCAACGGTCTCATGGTCTGCTTCTCATTGGGGAAGCAAGGCGGCTCGAACCTCAGCAAAAAGACACAGAAAAACCGTTCGCACAGATGCGTTTGTCCTTGTCAGTAATTTTGGAGTTTCCTATAAATCAGGTGATCAAACGTGACTTAAGAAGATCCCCGCTGAGGCCCCGCCTTGCGGGGGTTTTTGTTTCTGGGATTAAGTTTTTCCTCCGGGCCAATCGGCCTGGTTTAAAAATGCAGCTGGCGATTTTTGGTGGCATAGCCAGGAGCAACGCGTTGTACCGCAGGTCAGCACCTCAATATCGGATGAGTTCGTAGTCGCTGAACCCGAATGTGTCGGTCCACTCGACGCCAACGCCGCGGAAGTAGCTGGGAGGTTCACAGCGATTGCCCAGTGGCAGCCAGTAAGGGATTGGGGCAGGAGCGCGCTCGGACCAGCGAAAATTCGTATTATCGTCGTAGGTGCCAACCACAAGATCAAGCGAACGCTCGCAATCTCCCTCCCTTGAACGACGGCGATAGCTGTAGTGGCGCACATCCCAAACCCTGATGGATCTCACAACGTCGAAATCGGAAGAAGAAAGATCGACGCTGATCGGGGTGGCTTGGAAACCGTCACCGTATTGGCCGTGATGTGCATCGATCCTTCCTATCGAGATCGCTGCGTCTACCAGTATTGGCTTAGCGGTGTCATCCGATGGAAGCTCTGGAACTGGGCTAGCACTGGTGCGCTTGATGGCTTCCAACCGTTCCATAGGACCCAAGTCCGAGGGGCTGTGTGACGTATTCATCGGACAGCGCCAGAGTTGAAGCGGCGGTTCGACCGGGTAGGGTGTGATGCGCCGAATGAACTCCGCCTTGGCTGCGACGCAATCAGCCGAACTTGGCCAACCCCCGGCGAGGCAAAGGAATATGGCACAGTCAATTGGATAGGCACGAGCCTGCGTGGCTGGCAGTGCAGCGAGTGCAACTGCAAGGGCCTTCGCGCGAGTTCGATTTCCGGATTTTGAGTGTTTCAAGATGGTCTCTCCTGCTTGCGAATCGCCTAAGCAATATCCGGCCAATATATTTCTGACAATCCAATATCGTATATTGGCGGGTTTTCTTATATTGACGTAGATTGTGTTTTAGTCCACAACTTTTGGATGTAGAAGACGGCCCATAGGGGGTCGTCATGGCGGACAACAAGAGACAATACACTGTGGTAACCATCGAGATGGTCCGGGGCCTGAAAGAGGATCAGGTTCCCTTTACATGCCGCTACGAATTTATCGGACTCGCTTCCCTTGGACGACCTAAGTACCACTGCATTTACAGCTCGCCGAACTATGTCGGGGCCTTGTGCAAGTCGAAGATCTCTCGAGCGGGCGCTGAGCCCAGAGAGTTCGATCTTTGGCCGGGCCTCTTCAAGCATCATCAGGAATTTGGTGATGGGCGCATTCTCTGCGTCAAATCAGACTATACGATCGAGTCGATTACCCCAGAGGGTCTCGAAGCAGCTCAGGCCCTGGACGCGAAATCCAAAACCTGATCGGTCACGTTCGAGAACCCGGCTCATCAAAATGCTGGGGCAGGGCGCATGAAACGGCTCTTGTTTCTCAGCGCTGCACTCGCGTCCTTGTTCATTGCTGCAGTTTGGATTGAACCAGCTAGGAAAACAAAGACTCTCGGCGCATCCGAGGTGATTGCCGTTGACGGTGACACGATCGACCATGGTGACGACCGATACCGGCTTATTGGGTTTGATACGCCTGAGACATTCCGGGCTCAGTGCGATGCTGAGAGAGCTTTGGGTCTACGAGCCAAGGACCGGCTGACGGAGCTCATCAACTTCGCGGGCGTAATTGAACTTGAGATTGAGCTGCACTTTGACGTCCACGATCGCTTCTTGGCGCTTGGGCGCGTGTCTGGACAGAACGTCGGGGCCATCCTGATTTCTGAAGGTCTGGCGCGCCCGTACTCGGGTGGCAAGCGCCAGTCCTGGTGCGGCTGAAAGAAAGGATAAAACAACGATTTATGACAGCAGAGAGAAACGACTAAGCAATAAGCAGTCCTGCCGATTGCGCCAACAATCGACAGGACAAGAAACGCCCTTAATCCATCCGGGCATTCCTCCAACATCAAGAGAGAACTGTACTATGGTAAAAACAGTAGTCCGAGATGCCGGTCCTAGATTGGGCAGCACCGCGACAGAGTCAATGGGTGCAAACCTAGACAACGCGTCTGCACCTCCGATCCCTTAGCGCTGTCTGACGATTGAGGCGCGCGGGACATCCGAACGTTCCAGCCAAAACATCTGACTAAGAGATCCGAACCAGACATTGGTCTTTTGCGGCGCCACTGAAGGTTCAGTGCTGTGTCCCAGCACCCGATTCCCCACCGCTCAGATGACCTGAAGTCGACCCCATAATAGTAATTATGTAAAAACTACTGACCTATTTTTTGAAAGGCGGAAAGGTGATCACAGTGGCCTTCGACACTATCGAAAGCAAGATTGATCGGCGCTGGGTGCCTGCCGCCCAGAGCTTCGAGCAAGCCCGTAAGGACATTCTCACCGTAATCCGCCACCTTGCCGGAGAACGGTCAACCATCAAGCGCGGAATGCGCGAATACTGGCTGGAAAGCGATGCCCGCGCCACGGCTTTCGGAATCGCGCTCGAAATGTTCCATGTCCTCAATGATCTTGAGTATGTCCGTGCAAATCGGCTCTACAAAGCCTTGAAGTTGCACGCAGACGTTAACAAGGCGTTGGGTCCGAAAGAGCTGTTCCGCTTTGCTTCACCGGAAAAGGCCGCTGCGCTCATCCAAAGCAGCAGCCGAGCAAACTATGCCAACTCATACGCAACCCTGAAATTCGGTTGCGACCTGTCAGGCACAATCGACGCCGACACCGCGCGCGACGTTCTGAACCGGCATGAAGCCCTTTGGTTCGTTTACCCAAACGCCACCTATCACGTTCACCTGATCCGTGAGGGTGTCTGGCTGGACATCGTTATGCCGCTTGAAGTGGTCGTTGAGCTGCGCCTTGAAGTGGATTTCGCAATGCAAATCCGACAAGCGGAACTTGATGCGCAGGGAGCTTTGTCATGAACAAGCCTGCGCGCAAAGTTCTTCCTGATCGTCGGCTGGCTGAAACACGCCGCGTTGAAACTCCGCAAGGGCACACTGCCTTTGTCACCATCGGGTATGATCCGGCGTCGCCAATCAAACCCCGTGAAGTGTTCTATAGCGGCGGTTTTCGCTCTGGCAGCGACCTCGAATACCATCTGCATGATCTGTGCGTTCTGATTTCGCTGTTGCTGCAGCACGGCGTAGCAGCTTCGTTTCTGTCGCGCTCTATCGCTCGCAAGACTTCGGCCCTTGGTGGCGAAGAATACGCAAGTCTCGCAGGCTGGTTGGTGGATGCTGTCAGCATTCCGCCGTCCTGGACTGATGAGTACGTGGCCGCGACCGGCGACGAACAGAACCCCTCCAATTCCTCGCCAACTCAAGCAAAGGAGAAATCCGAATGATCGCAGCAATGCGGCCCCTTCTGCTCGTCTCCACGGCATTTGTGGCGACCGGCGCAAGCGCCCAGGTCATCGAATACGAGCCGGATGGCAGCGTGTTTCTGAACGGTGCGCGGGCAGAAATCGTCAATGGCGTCGTTCGGCCAATCCGGATGCGTGAGTACACGCTTGACGAAAAACCGGAAGCGCCGAAGGCCAAGCCACAGGAAAAGATCGAGATTGCGGGCAAGGCACCGCGGCCTCGCAGATCCTCGGGCGGCTGGTCGCAGGAGCGGATCGTCAAAGAAATCCACGCAGCGGCGGAACGCCATGACATTCCGGCCGAGTTGTTCATGGCGCTGGTCTGGCAGGAAAGCCGGTATCGGGCTGACGCTCTGTCACCCAAGGGTGCCTATGGCTTCGCACAGCTCATGCCCGGAACGGCGAAAGACCTGGGCGTGAACCCAAAGAACCCTGCAGAAAATCTCGACGGTGGTGCCCGCTATTTGGCGGCGCAGTACCGCGAGTTCGGAACCTGGAAGCTGGCGCTTGCCGCCTACAACGCCGGGCCTCACCGCGTCGTCGAATACGGCGGCGTCCCCCCCTTCACCGAAACCCGCAATTACGTGCGGATCATCCTAAGCAAAGTGAGCACTTCCTCA containing:
- a CDS encoding helix-turn-helix domain-containing protein yields the protein MSFRQIASAHHHDNIRFHNGLPEGWNRDRLRQLCVGYAQIRGASAQCIRTLEIIIDMITPCAFRDPSQEPFCYARQETLIAGRGVTDRTIHNHERELERIGLIERRLGANGARCKRKKLGLFLTPALNLIPEMRDADVRSKAEKKEQDELRGDRSRLYRYVKHSLAVLLLLPCPPESLEGMKEELRSWPRADKLKYMTLEALKLHVQAAYDLWSRIEEHVAKPGEISGEPEACFGCHIQDQIEETILSCNADGESSMSSAKASEPDCSGSGPDGPPHCLESNHPTDTASRKAQKLPRVNNRILYELASPELRMHIDIAGGGDQNSSPSLYAIETGVWSRLSEIGANASAWRTAIDRLTVMGAILAGLITDARLSDPRLPPVVNPGGYLRGMVHADERGELNLISSFMGLLARRAREEEDGLPQDHCSGF
- a CDS encoding thermonuclease family protein; translation: MKRLLFLSAALASLFIAAVWIEPARKTKTLGASEVIAVDGDTIDHGDDRYRLIGFDTPETFRAQCDAERALGLRAKDRLTELINFAGVIELEIELHFDVHDRFLALGRVSGQNVGAILISEGLARPYSGGKRQSWCG
- a CDS encoding lytic transglycosylase domain-containing protein — encoded protein: MIAAMRPLLLVSTAFVATGASAQVIEYEPDGSVFLNGARAEIVNGVVRPIRMREYTLDEKPEAPKAKPQEKIEIAGKAPRPRRSSGGWSQERIVKEIHAAAERHDIPAELFMALVWQESRYRADALSPKGAYGFAQLMPGTAKDLGVNPKNPAENLDGGARYLAAQYREFGTWKLALAAYNAGPHRVVEYGGVPPFTETRNYVRIILSKVSTSS